The DNA region TGACGGAAGTCAGCGGCACCGGGGAGAAATACGTGCTGGTCCTTTTCACGGACATCACGGAGCGCCGCAAGCAGATCGAGGAGATCAGCCGCCTGGCGTCCATCGTCGATTCGTCCGACGACGCCATCGTGAGCGTCTCCCTCAACAAGAAGGTCATGTCCTGGAACCACGGGGCGGAGCATATCTACGGTTACCGGGCCGCGGACATCGTCGGCTCGTCGATCATGAAAATCGTCCCGAAAAGCGTCACCCAGGAGTTCGAATCCTACATGTCCGTGGCCGCCCACGGCGATTCGTACTCGCGCTACGAGACCATCAATTGTCATCAGGACGGGCATCTCTTTCCCGTCTCGCTGACCATTTCGCCCCTGCGCTTCCACGAGCAGATCATCGGCGTGACCATCGTCGCCCGGGATATTTCCTCGCGACGCCAGGCGGAGCAGCAGTTGACGATAAGCCATCGCAACCTGAAAAGCCTAATGTACGAGACGGTGGAGTCGCTGTCCACGGCTCACGAGAAACGGGATCTATACACGGCCGGCCATCAGCGTTCGGTCTCCATGATCAGTTGCTGCATTGCCGACGAGATGAACCTGTCGTTTGACCAGATCGAGGGCATCCGCATCGCCGGGCTGTTGCACGACATCGGCAAGGTCTGCATCCCCATGGCCATCCTGGCCAAGCCGGCCAGGCTGTCGCCCGAGGAAATGGCCTTGATGAAGCGTCATTCCGAGGCGGGGTACGAGATCGTGAAAAACATTCCCTTTGCCTGGCCGGTGAAGGACATCGTCCTGCAGCATCACGAGCGCATCGACGGCAGCGGCTATCCGCAGGGGTTGCGAGGCGAGCAGTTGCTGCTCGAGGCGAAGATTCTGGCCGTGGCCGATGTGTTGGAGGCCATGTCGGCCCACCGGCCGTACCGGCCGGCCCTGGGCCTGGACGCCGCGCTCCAGGAGATCATGGACGGGGCGGGGGTGCGCTACGACAAGGGCGTCTGCGACGTGGCGGTCAAGCTTTTCGACGACGGCGTGCTGCGGCTGGAGGACGGGCGGCTGGTCTGCTCCATGTGAGGGGGGCTGGCTGCGGCGGCGCGCGTGTGGATATTGGAATCCGCGGCAATACGCCCGGGGCGGCAACGCTCCGGGCGTTTTCGTTTTCCCGGCGCTGGCGCAGGTGGTCGCATTTGTCCTTGATTGACGTGCAGTGCGCGGGGATGTTTTTGGGCCCGTGGAGGTCGAGCAGGCCGAATACGGCCAGGACGTCGGGGGCGGCGAGGTGCAATCTTGCTTTGGTTGCGCACTCTTTGATGTGGTTGTCGCATCCTCTCGTATTGACCGCTTTTATGGCCGGCAGCGGATCGACTTTACCGGCCAGCCAGCGTTGGAGGAAGCCAGGGAGCACTTCTTTTTCGGTATCGCCCTCGACGAGGAGGATGATTTTCACGCCAGGGCCTCCAGGTCGCCGGAGAGGAAGAGCGTGCCGAGGGAGTAGTGTTCGAGCCACTGTTTGAGGGTGTCGCCGTCGAGGTTCTTGATTTTGGTTTCGCCGTCCTTCCGGACGGTGACGGTGGTGGTCGGGTTGTATTCGCCGAAGGCGTCGAGGAATTGCGGCGAGTGGGTGGAGAAGATGACTTGCGTGCGCTTGGAGGCTTCGGCCGCGTATTCGGCGATGATGGGAAACATGGAGGGGTGCAGGCCGGTTTCCGGCTCGTCGATGGCGATGAGCGAAGGCGGCTCCGGGTTGCACAGCACGGTCATGAGGAACAGGAACCGTATGGTGCCGTCGGAGAGGTCGAGCATGGATTGCTCGCGTTTGAGGGACTTCCAGCGGATACGCAGTTGCACGAGCTGATCCGCCGCCGGCGGAAAGACGAGGCGGCCGAAGTCGTCGCCGAACGCCGCTCGCATGGCGGTGTTGATGTCGTTCTCGAAGTCGCGGTTTTCGGAATAGAGGGTGTGGAGGACGTTGACGAGGTTTTGGCCGTCAGAGTCTAACGATTTATTATATCGGACAACTTGAGGTTTTCTAATGGTGTCTTGGCGATCTACATTAATATTGCTATATATAGTTGATCGTAAAATGCTTGTTGATAGCATGTATAAAGAGCTATTACTGTGATATGGTGTAGATACAATAGAAAGTAAACTTTCATGGATATTTAATGCTTGCTGACTAACGTCTTCAAGGCCATCGTGATCTGAAATTTTATACTCTCCAGGTATTCTTTGTATTAACACATCATGTATTGTTTTTTGGTCTGAGGTTTCAAAATGTTCTTCTACACAAACTTCTCTCAATATTCTAAAACGTAACGGATGTGTTGCCATCTGAAGACTATAGTGAATATTGCTCAAAGATTCAAAAATATTGAACTCAATGGTGGTGTTAATTTCAAGAAAAGGACTAAGGCCATCCCACGCAATTTGAGTGATGCCTCCGTGTGTATATACAAATTTTTCTAAATGCCCTGAAGCGATGCTCTGCAACAAGGATATGGATAAGAGCAAATTCGTCTTCCCCGACCCATTCGGCCCAATCAGTATCGTCAGCGGCCCGGGTTCCCAGACCACGTCCTTGAGGGACTTGAAACCCTTCACTTCCAGGCGCTTGATGAGCATAGGGATATTCCCGTAAACCGCGGCGAGACGTGACCAGCCACGGAAGTCTTGGAAATTTAACTTCCAATATTCCTACACGCGCCTTTTCCTCCCCGCAAGGGAAGGCGCGGACAAAACAGCATCGGGCCGCCAGGACGAAACATCCTGACAGCCCGATGCATTATATGAACCGGGGAGAATAAGCTCCCCGGCAGGGGCTTGGGGGAAACCCCCAAGTCTTTTCTACCAGGCGAACAGCGGAAACGCTCTCGCGAACTTCTCGACGTCCTTGCGGATTTCCTCGAGCCTGGTCTCGTTGTCCTTGGACGCGATGGCCGCGTCGATCCAGCCGACGATGTTGGCGATATCCGCCTCGACCAGGCCGCGCGTGGTCAGCGCCGCCGTGCCGATGCGCACACCGGACGTCACGAACGGCGAACGCGTCTCAAAAGGCACCGTGTTCTTGTTGACCGTGATGCCGGCCTTGTCCAAGGCATGCTCGGCGTCCTTGCCCGTCACGTCCTTGTTGGTCAAGTCCACCAGCACCAGGTGGTTGTCCGTGCCGCCGGACACCAGGTCGAAACCGGCGTCGAGCAGCCCCTTGGCCAAGGCCTGGCAGTTCTTGATCACCTGCCCCTGATAGGTCTTGAAGGCGGGTTTGAGGGCTTCGCCGAAAGCCACGGCCTTGGCCGCGATGACATGCATGAGCGGGCCGCCCTGGATGCCCGGAAAAATCTGGGAATTGAGCGTCTTGCCGTATTCCTCGCTCGACAGGATCAGGCCGCCGCGCGGGCCGCGCAGGGTCTTGTGCGTGGTCGAGGTGGTGAAATGGGCGTGGGGGATGGGCGAGGGATGGTGGCCGGTGGCCACCAGGCCGGCGATGTGGGCCATGTCCACAATGAGCTTGGCCCCGACCGCGTCGGCGATGGCCCGGAAACGCGGGAAATCGATGATGCGCGGATAGGCGCTGGCCCCGGCCACGATGGCCGCCGGCCCATGCTCCTTGGCCAGGCGCTCGACCTCGTCGTAGTCGATGGTGCCGGTCTCTTTTTTCACGTGGTAGAACACGATGTTGTAGAGGCGGCCCGAGAAGTTGACCGGCGAGCCGTGGGTCAGGTGACCGCCGTGGGACAGGTCCATGCCGAGCAGGGTGTCGCCGGGTTTTAAGGCGGCGAAATACACGGCCATGTTGGCCTGGGACCCGGAATGGGGCTGGACGTTGGCGTACTCGGCGCAAAAAAGCGCCTTGACCCGATCGCGGGCCAGGTCCTCGGCCACGTCCACGTACTCGCAGCCGCCGTAGTAGCGCTTGCCGGGATAGCCCTCGGCGTACTTGTGGGTGAGCACGCTGCCCTGGGCCTGGCGCACGGCCACGGAGACGAAGTTCTCGGAGGCGATCATTTCGAGCTTGCCGGTCTGGCGCTCGATTTCCAGGCACACGGCGCGCCCGACCTCGGGATCGGCAATCAGCAGTTCTTCCATGGGGACAACCTCGTAAAACGCGAGGGGGGAGTCCGTTTCCGGCCGCCCCCCTGCTTCAATAGTGCTTCGCGCGCCGGGCCTTCCCGGCAAGAAACCTATTCGGCGAACGCCTTGTACAGCATGCAGGCGTTGGTGCCGCCGAAGCCGAAGGAGTTGCACAGGACGTTTGGCACGGCCACCTTGCGGGCGACGTTGGGGGTGCAGTCCAGGTCGCAGGCCGGGTCCTGGTTGTCCAGGTTGATGGTGGGCGGCACGACGCCCTCCGCGATGGTCTTGACGCTCATGACCGACTCGATACCGCCGGCGGCGCCCAGGCAATGCCCGATCATGGACTTGTTGGCCGTGACGATCACGTCCTTGGCGTGCTCGCCGAGGACGGTCTTGATGGCCACGGTCTCGCAGGCGTCGTTGAGCGACGTGGAGGTGCCGTGGGCGTTGATGTGGACGAGTTCCGACGGGGCCAGGCCGGCCTCGCGCAGGGCGGCCCGCATGGCCAGGGCCATGCCTTCGCCGTCCTCGGGGGGCGCGGTCATGTGGTAGGCGTCGCCCGAGGCGCCAAATCCCGCCACCTCGGCATAGATGCGCGCCCCGCGGGCCTTGGCGTGCTCCAGCGATTCCAGCAGCAGCAGGCCGCAGCCCTCGCCGATGACGAAGCCGTCGCGGTCCGCGTCAAAGGGGCGCGAGGCTTTCTGCGGCGCGTCGTTGCGCGTGGACAGGGCTTTGAGGGCATTGAAGCCGCCCACGGCCAGGGGCGTGATGGTCGATTCCACGCCGCCGCAGATGGCGGCCGTGGCCCGGCCGAGCTTGATGTCCGTATAGGCGTAGCCGATGCCGTGCTGGCCCGAGGCGCAGGCCGAGGTGGGGCACAGGTTGGGGCCTTTCGCGCCGACGGCGATGGACACCTGGCCGGCGGCCATGTTGGCGATCATGGTCGGGATGAAAAAGGGCGAGACCCGCGAGGGGCCCTGGGCCAGGAGCTTGGTATGGGTGGCTTCGAGGGTTTCGAGGCCGCCCAGGCCGCAACCGATGATGACGGCGACGTCCGCCGCCTCCTCGGGCGGGATCTTCCAGCCGGCGTCCTCCATGAGCATCATGGCGGCGGAGACGGCGAAGATGGTGAAGCGGTCGAGGCGTTTGGCCAGCTTGGCCGCGACAAACGGCTTCTCGTCGAAGTCCTTGACCTCGCAGGCGAAGCGCGTGTCGAAGGCCGCAGCGTCGAAGCGGGTGATGGGGCCCGCTCCGGAAACGCCGGCCACGAGGTTTTGCCAGCTGGTGGCCAGATCGTTGCCGATGGGGGTGATGGCCGCAAGGCCGGTGACGACTACCCGGTGTAAGGTCATGGCGCATCCGTCCGCGGCCGGGGCGAGGCAAAGCCCGCGCCCCGGTCCGACTGGGCGTTTTGGGCTACTCGCCCTTTTTCTTTTCGATAAAGGAGATGGCGTCCTGGACTTTCTGGATCTGCTGGGCGTCCTCGTCGGAGATCTCAACGCCGAATTCCTCTTCCATGGCCATGATGAGCTCGGTCAGGTCCAGGGAGTCCGCGCCCAGATCGTCGACGAACTTGGCCTCGGGGTTGACCTCGCCGGCGTCCACGCCGAGCTGATCCACGATGATTTCTTTGACTTTTTCCGCGACAGACATGGTTTCCTCCAAAGGGTGGGCGTA from Solidesulfovibrio sp. includes:
- a CDS encoding HD domain-containing phosphohydrolase, which encodes MERYYEIFKELPLPAVLLHADGEEEAVNDAFLVSFQGNATARNILHAISGDMQRMLASPDKRVLFEKKLKLGNDAEKYFRIRMTEVSGTGEKYVLVLFTDITERRKQIEEISRLASIVDSSDDAIVSVSLNKKVMSWNHGAEHIYGYRAADIVGSSIMKIVPKSVTQEFESYMSVAAHGDSYSRYETINCHQDGHLFPVSLTISPLRFHEQIIGVTIVARDISSRRQAEQQLTISHRNLKSLMYETVESLSTAHEKRDLYTAGHQRSVSMISCCIADEMNLSFDQIEGIRIAGLLHDIGKVCIPMAILAKPARLSPEEMALMKRHSEAGYEIVKNIPFAWPVKDIVLQHHERIDGSGYPQGLRGEQLLLEAKILAVADVLEAMSAHRPYRPALGLDAALQEIMDGAGVRYDKGVCDVAVKLFDDGVLRLEDGRLVCSM
- a CDS encoding AAA family ATPase, encoding MLIKRLEVKGFKSLKDVVWEPGPLTILIGPNGSGKTNLLLSISLLQSIASGHLEKFVYTHGGITQIAWDGLSPFLEINTTIEFNIFESLSNIHYSLQMATHPLRFRILREVCVEEHFETSDQKTIHDVLIQRIPGEYKISDHDGLEDVSQQALNIHESLLSIVSTPYHSNSSLYMLSTSILRSTIYSNINVDRQDTIRKPQVVRYNKSLDSDGQNLVNVLHTLYSENRDFENDINTAMRAAFGDDFGRLVFPPAADQLVQLRIRWKSLKREQSMLDLSDGTIRFLFLMTVLCNPEPPSLIAIDEPETGLHPSMFPIIAEYAAEASKRTQVIFSTHSPQFLDAFGEYNPTTTVTVRKDGETKIKNLDGDTLKQWLEHYSLGTLFLSGDLEALA
- the glyA gene encoding serine hydroxymethyltransferase gives rise to the protein MEELLIADPEVGRAVCLEIERQTGKLEMIASENFVSVAVRQAQGSVLTHKYAEGYPGKRYYGGCEYVDVAEDLARDRVKALFCAEYANVQPHSGSQANMAVYFAALKPGDTLLGMDLSHGGHLTHGSPVNFSGRLYNIVFYHVKKETGTIDYDEVERLAKEHGPAAIVAGASAYPRIIDFPRFRAIADAVGAKLIVDMAHIAGLVATGHHPSPIPHAHFTTSTTHKTLRGPRGGLILSSEEYGKTLNSQIFPGIQGGPLMHVIAAKAVAFGEALKPAFKTYQGQVIKNCQALAKGLLDAGFDLVSGGTDNHLVLVDLTNKDVTGKDAEHALDKAGITVNKNTVPFETRSPFVTSGVRIGTAALTTRGLVEADIANIVGWIDAAIASKDNETRLEEIRKDVEKFARAFPLFAW
- the fabF gene encoding beta-ketoacyl-ACP synthase II, which encodes MTLHRVVVTGLAAITPIGNDLATSWQNLVAGVSGAGPITRFDAAAFDTRFACEVKDFDEKPFVAAKLAKRLDRFTIFAVSAAMMLMEDAGWKIPPEEAADVAVIIGCGLGGLETLEATHTKLLAQGPSRVSPFFIPTMIANMAAGQVSIAVGAKGPNLCPTSACASGQHGIGYAYTDIKLGRATAAICGGVESTITPLAVGGFNALKALSTRNDAPQKASRPFDADRDGFVIGEGCGLLLLESLEHAKARGARIYAEVAGFGASGDAYHMTAPPEDGEGMALAMRAALREAGLAPSELVHINAHGTSTSLNDACETVAIKTVLGEHAKDVIVTANKSMIGHCLGAAGGIESVMSVKTIAEGVVPPTINLDNQDPACDLDCTPNVARKVAVPNVLCNSFGFGGTNACMLYKAFAE
- a CDS encoding acyl carrier protein; this translates as MSVAEKVKEIIVDQLGVDAGEVNPEAKFVDDLGADSLDLTELIMAMEEEFGVEISDEDAQQIQKVQDAISFIEKKKGE